In Fragaria vesca subsp. vesca linkage group LG5, FraVesHawaii_1.0, whole genome shotgun sequence, the genomic stretch TTTCCATTAATTAAAGATTTATTCGTTTATAACAGGAACCTATAGCTCGCCGATTCAGTGATCTTAAGAAGTACTATGCTCCTCGGAACCAGGAAAAGGAACTTTTGGATGTCCTTCAAAAAAATGGTCTATTGCTGCGTGGTCTCTGGGTTCCTAAAACAGCATTGCTATATCCCAAGAAAGAGGGTTCTTCTAGAAAGAAAGATGATGATAATCTGCGTACTGCTAGAAATCACATCCTAAATTCATTCCAGAAGAACCCTGTAATTAGTTATTCAGAACTAAATGTCTACCCGCCCCTAAAGCCTCATTTTGACGAAACTTTGAAATTCTTAGCTGTCTACAGACCTTCAACTCGGGATTGGAAATTGAAAGAGCAATCAGATGTATCATTTGCAGAACTGCATCCGGATATTTCTGAAAGCCAGGAACAGATCTGGGAAAGAATGGACAAACAATTGGTGGAAGCCCTTAAGCCTCACCGTGACCTGAAGAATGCTAGCATGAGTAGTAAGACTGGGAAATTACCAAATTCTGATAAAGGTCCTAATAAAAGTGCTAGTGGAGCTCCCAGTGGAGGAGTGAGAACCATGTCAGATGAAACTCTAGCAGTTCTACCTCAGGCCATCAAGGAAGTTTTTAAGACACGCAAGGTTTGCAGGTATGTTATTGGAGCTTTAACCGTAGATGTTACAGTTGCAGAGAAACTATATCCATTTTTATTTACATCAGTGAATTTCAATCCTCTCCCTATGGGCATTTTTTCTCTTCAATCAAGATCCTCTCATGTGATACTTTCTTAGTCTCTTGTTTGTTTGATGGGGATAGCCTGGAAAGAGACTTGTTTTTTTAGCACATTTTGAGATTGTTGGAGGCAAATATTATTTTTATGCTATAGTACAAATATGAGAGAAAAAAGTACTTTTCTGGTTGAAGTGAAGGAAAAAAGAAAAATGATGAATAAACACTCATGATGGATGAATTAGTGTTCATTTTTAGGATCTGTGTAAGTGCTTGTCTGATTTGTGACAAGAAATCTTGCTTTTTATATGATTTATGAGTGGTGGAATGGGTTGGTGAAGAAAGAAATAGGGTGGTTTGGGCTTCAGATCACAAGATGAGTATTTCTTTATTCTTGCAATCAAAATATTTATGTTGTAGCCAGGGCATCTATAGATGCTTGATGTTTGTTCATACTATGATACATGGTCATGCAAATTTCTGTCAATCTTTTTGGTTTGACATGTATACTTTATGGCAGCTTTCAGCTGATATGCGATACATTAGGAAACATGACTCTCGAAAGATCGCAGCATGCAAAAGTTGATCCTAATAGTAGAAAATTAACAGCCGTAAGGAATGGCCTTGCAGCTCCTCCAGAAGAGCTAAAGAACGTCATAACACAATTTGCGGTAGAGATCGGTGGTGTGTATGTCTTGAAATCGTCATCAGAGCACCCAGAGCATGATCAGCTAAGGTTGTCCACATTCTCTGCTATATATTGACTATTAAGTGCCAGAACCGTAGGGTGTTTTGTAAGGGGTTTTGCAAGGATTATTCATTGCATTTTCTGAACAGTCACTCTAATTTCCTAATGGTCCATCCTTTGAAATTTGTTAATTGTGTATGTATATAACCTTAAATTTGTTGGTTGTCGGTGCAGGGATGTTGTAATTAAACTTCTACAAGGTAAGAATAAAGGGCCAATTAAAAAGCTGGATGTTACGGTAGCTGCTCAGGAGGAACTTGGGAGGGAAATCAGCAATAATGAATATAACAAGGTAAAGTTGTATTCTATGTTCGTGATCTGGCCATTTCTTAGGTTGGCTATCATAGCCTTTCTCCAGGCATGGGAATTATTTTAATTTCTTTTTGACAAGAAAATAAGACTCCAGTCATTAAAAATAAAATTAAAAAAAAAAAGCAATTTGCATTAGGCTTTGTTGCTTATGATTTCTTGATTCTGAGTTCTGTATTCTTTCTTCTGCAGGTCATGAATGAACTTTGTGTGTCCAAAGGTTCTCAATGGTACCTGAAAAGTGGGGATGGCAGTCCGAAATAATACTGGAGGACTGATGATTGGATCAATGACGCTATTTTTTCACGGTTCAAGGAAAACTATGTTGTAGATTTATGTTTATAACAGCACTTCTGTGTATCTGGACGGAACTCTGATAGATTTAAAGCTATGCATTTTTTCTGTGGTCGCATTCAATAGTAAAATCAAACAATACAAAGTGAACCAGGTTGAAGTGTGGACATGATCCCCAAGATCTTATAGCATCTTTTTTCAAAGATTGGGAATCGAGAACCAAAAACTAAAATAGTTTCAAAGTTCTGATTAGTTGAGAACTTGAGGTCTGTGCCCAGATATTTAGTGGAGCAAGAAGCAGAATCAAATAAAAAACTGAAGGACTAGATGAACATATCTTAAAATGCCAGAAGGTGAAATTAACCAAGTACACAACAGGCAATTTCATACCTCTGTAACT encodes the following:
- the LOC101300917 gene encoding DNA-directed RNA polymerase III subunit RPC5-like; the protein is MDLDDLDGPSKPARVSRFMPRSKNAPPKPKPEPAVKKEPAKPVPKSEPEPPQLVKPKPEALDDVAEKKEEKQEEGAYGDDSNGAVKMETGEEPKDDDDPMEEDDAEDTVVREIDVFFNPNVDSNTQLYVLQYPLRPRWRPYELEDRCEEIRVKPGTAEVEVDLSIDLYSKNCDQEFANRLKMTKQTLATEWDPCRSTGYAVGVLMGNKLHLNPVHAVVQLRPSLDHLKPGGSKRKGTATGDAEVAVKREEKSLAPSKKQNKRVESSTEDEESWVPLQYHGSESDFSAGYLKRMVVQDSSPLEFTMTPYDYVNSLCPRTCKGSSKRALLNLPLEERIQKLLVEEPIARRFSDLKKYYAPRNQEKELLDVLQKNGLLLRGLWVPKTALLYPKKEGSSRKKDDDNLRTARNHILNSFQKNPVISYSELNVYPPLKPHFDETLKFLAVYRPSTRDWKLKEQSDVSFAELHPDISESQEQIWERMDKQLVEALKPHRDLKNASMSSKTGKLPNSDKGPNKSASGAPSGGVRTMSDETLAVLPQAIKEVFKTRKVCSFQLICDTLGNMTLERSQHAKVDPNSRKLTAVRNGLAAPPEELKNVITQFAVEIGGVYVLKSSSEHPEHDQLRDVVIKLLQGKNKGPIKKLDVTVAAQEELGREISNNEYNKVMNELCVSKGSQWYLKSGDGSPK